In Chelmon rostratus isolate fCheRos1 chromosome 9, fCheRos1.pri, whole genome shotgun sequence, the following proteins share a genomic window:
- the LOC121611202 gene encoding protocadherin gamma-C5-like isoform X2: protein MHFTESGMTKRMGYRDWRWQALWWHHFFLLWSTIDAQTRYSIPEELKQGSVVGNLAKDLGLGLSEISERKLRVASEAGKQYFSVDAGKGELVVNDRIDREALCGQSASCVLPLQVVIEDPLQLHRIEVEIRDTNDNSPSFLSNELSLKIAELALVGTRFPLESATDPDVGTNSLKSYTLSKNECCSLKIKEIEGGKTVPELVLEKPLDREKKAVHKILLTALDGGNPVRSGTSQITINVLDINDNFPVFEKNVYKVSLDEKSIKGAVIIKPKATDADEGLNGEIEFSFGSRTPDSVLSIFDIHPLTGEITLKGELDYETTKSYDIDVTAKDKGSPEMEGHCRVQVDITDFNDNVPEIVFTSQPKPVREDAPSGTVVALISARDLDSGDNGKVTLQLTKGSPFNLKPSFSNNYALVTSGALDRERFSEYNIEITATDSGSPPLSSKKMIPVSITDVNDNPPVFTQSSYNVYLKENGVPGSILYSVSASDRDFGENAKISYSILDSKVQDVSVSSYVYINSDNGSIYSMHSFDYEKLKVFEIQVQAKDQGSPSLSSNATVHVFILDQNDNAPAVIYPSSAALGSLSHQRMPRSAKAGHLVTKVTAVDADSGHNAWISYKVAEATDASLFTVNLYTGEVRTKRAVSEQDDSSQRLLIEVRDDGEPVQSATVTVSILLEDGLHEPILDLRHKASEPSKKTGRMTLYLILSLASVSVLSLVTFLILAVKCMRSSRSSGSCCMRRSDCDDYKNPNRNLQIQLNTDGPIKYVEVLGGDMLSQSQSFRSCMSPMSEYSDFTLIKPSSTTDFKEVISVLDASLPDSTWTFESQQQKPPNNDWRFTQGQRPGPSGATGGPEVAMGTGPWPQPPTEAEQLQALMAAANVSEATATLGPGTMGLSTRYSPQFTLQHVPDYRQNVYIPGSTATLTSNPQQQQATAQQATQQALPPPQASAQPEPPKAAQTPASKKKSTKKEKK, encoded by the exons atgcattttactGAATCGGGGATGACAAAGAGAATGGGATACCGAGACTGGAGATGGCAGGCGCTTTGGTGGCatcatttctttctcttgtgGAGTACAATAGACGCACAGACGCGTTACAGCATCCCAGAGGAACTAAAACAGGGCTCTGTGGTCGGAAATCTAGCCAAAGATCTGGGTTTGGGACTATCTGAGATTTCTGAACGCAAATTGCGAGTCGCCTCTGAGGCTGGTAAGCAGTATTTCAGCGTGGATGCGGGGAAGGGCGAGCTGGTGGTGAATGACAGAATAGACAGAGAGGCTTTATGCGGACAAAGCGCCAGCTGTGTTCTACCTCTGCAAGTGGTTATTGAGGACCCGCTGCAGTTACATCGAATTGAGGTAGAAATAAGAGATACTAATGACAATTCTCCAAGTTTCCTTTCAAATGAATTATCTTTAAAAATAGCCGAATTAGCTTTAGTGGGTACCCGCTTTCCTTTGGAGAGCGCAACGGACCCTGACGTTGGAACGAATTCCTTAAAATCATACACTCTCAGTAAAAACGAGTGTTGTTcgctaaaaataaaagaaatagaGGGTGGTAAGACCGTTCCGGAACTTGTTTTAGAAAAGCCTCTAGATCGAGAGAAGAAAGCTGTTCACAAAATCTTACTGACAGCATTAGACGGTGGGAATCCAGTCAGATCCGGTACCTCACAAATAACCATAAATGTGCTTGATATCAATGATAATTTTCCGGTGTTTGAAAAAAACGTTTACAAAGTGTCCCTGGATGAAAAAAGTATCAAGGGAGCTGTGATTATCAAGCCCAAAGcaacagatgcagatgaaggTCTAAATGGAGAAATTGAATTCTCATTTGGCTCTCGGACACCAGATTCTGTGTTGTCAATCTTCGATATTCACCCTTTAACAGGTGAAATCACTCTGAAAGGAGAATTAGACTATGAAACTACAAAGTCATATGACATTGATGTAACTGCAAAAGATAAAGGCAGTCCTGAAATGGAGGGTCATTGTCGCGTGCAGGTTGATATTACTGATTTCAATGATAATGTGCCAGAAATTGTTTTCACTTCTCAGCCAAAGCCAGTGCGCGAGGACGCACCGAGTGGCACCGTCGTTGCTTTGATCAGTGCGCGAGACCTTGACTCCGGTGATAACGGTAAAGTAACGTTACAACTCACCAAAGGCTCTCCTTTTAATTTGAAACCGTCATTTTCTAACAACTACGCACTGGTTACCAGTGGTGCTTTAGACAGAGAGCGTTTCTCTGAATACAATATTGAGATAACAGCCACTGATTCAGGCTCTCCTCCGCTGTCCAGTAAGAAAATGATACCTGTCAGCATCactgatgtgaatgacaaccCCCCTGTGTTCACTCAGTCCTCCTATAATGTCTATTTAAAAGAGAATGGGGTTCCAGGTTCGATACTGTACTCAGTATCAGCATCTGACCGGGATTTTGGTGAAAACGCCAAAATCTCTTACTCTATACTGGACTCTAAAGTGCAGGACGTTTCCGTCTCGTCTTATGTTTACATTAACTCAGATAACGGCAGCATCTACAGCATGCACTCGTTTGACTATGAGAAACTGAAGGTGTTTGAGATTCAGGTTCAGGCAAAGGACCAGGGCTCTCCGTCTCTCAGCAGCAACGCCACTGTCCATGTTTTTATCCTGGACCAGAACGACAACGCCCCCGCTGTAATTTACCCGTCCTCCGCCGCCCTGGGCTCCCTCTCTCATCAGAGGATGCCCCGCTCCGCTAAAGCGGGTCACCTGGTTACCAAGGTGACGGCCGTGGACGCCGACTCGGGCCATAACGCCTGGATCTCGTACAAAGTGGCGGAGGCCACAGACGCCTCTCTGTTCACTGTCAATCTGTACACAGGGGAGGTGAGGACTAAACGCGCTGTGTCCGAGCAGGACGACTCCTCTCAGAGGCTGCTTATAGAGGTCAGGGACGACGGGGAACCGGTCCAGTCCGCCACCGTCACGGTGTCCATCCTGCTGGAGGACGGCCTCCATGAGCCCATCTTAGACCTGCGACACAAAGCGTCCGAGCCCAGCAAGAAAACTGGGAGAATGACTCTTTATTTGATTCTGTCTCTGGCCTCGGTGTCCGTGCTGTCTCTGGTGACTTTTCTCATCTTAGCGGTGAAATGcatgaggagcagcagaagcagcggTAGTTGCTGCATGAGACGGAGCGACTGTGATGATTACAAGAACCCCAACAGAAACCTGCAGATTCAGCTCAACACCGACGGCCCTATAAAGTACGTGGAGGTCCTGGGAGGAGACATGTTGTCTCAGAGTCAGTCGTTCAGGTCGTGTATGTCTCCCATGTCAGAGTACAGTGATTTCACTTTGATCAAACCCAGCagcaccactgactttaaggaGGTGATCAGTGTCCTGGATGCGTCTTTGCCGGACAGCACCTGGACCTTTGAGAGCCAGCAG CAAAAGCCCCCCAACAATGACTGGCGCTTCACACAGGGACAGAGACCTGGACCTAGCGG GGCAACTGGAGGACCTGAGGTTGCCATGGGAACTGGCCCCTGGCCCCAACCCCCAACTGAGGCTGAGCAGCTCCAAGCCCTGATGGCTGCAGCTAACG TGAGCGAGGCTACGGCCACCCTGGGACCCGGCACCATGGGCCTCAGCACCCGCTACAGCCCCCAGTTCACCCTGCAGCACGTGCCCGACTATCGCCAGAACGTCTACATCCCCGGCAGCACCGCCACCCTCACCTCCaacccccagcagcagcaggccacGGCCCAGCAGGCCACCCAGCAGGCGCTGCCCCCGCCCCAGGCCTCGGCCCAGCCCGAGCCCCCGAAGGCCGCCCAGACCCCTGCCTCCAAGAAGAAGTCCAccaagaaggagaagaagtag
- the LOC121611202 gene encoding protocadherin gamma-C5-like isoform X1, translated as MHFTESGMTKRMGYRDWRWQALWWHHFFLLWSTIDAQTRYSIPEELKQGSVVGNLAKDLGLGLSEISERKLRVASEAGKQYFSVDAGKGELVVNDRIDREALCGQSASCVLPLQVVIEDPLQLHRIEVEIRDTNDNSPSFLSNELSLKIAELALVGTRFPLESATDPDVGTNSLKSYTLSKNECCSLKIKEIEGGKTVPELVLEKPLDREKKAVHKILLTALDGGNPVRSGTSQITINVLDINDNFPVFEKNVYKVSLDEKSIKGAVIIKPKATDADEGLNGEIEFSFGSRTPDSVLSIFDIHPLTGEITLKGELDYETTKSYDIDVTAKDKGSPEMEGHCRVQVDITDFNDNVPEIVFTSQPKPVREDAPSGTVVALISARDLDSGDNGKVTLQLTKGSPFNLKPSFSNNYALVTSGALDRERFSEYNIEITATDSGSPPLSSKKMIPVSITDVNDNPPVFTQSSYNVYLKENGVPGSILYSVSASDRDFGENAKISYSILDSKVQDVSVSSYVYINSDNGSIYSMHSFDYEKLKVFEIQVQAKDQGSPSLSSNATVHVFILDQNDNAPAVIYPSSAALGSLSHQRMPRSAKAGHLVTKVTAVDADSGHNAWISYKVAEATDASLFTVNLYTGEVRTKRAVSEQDDSSQRLLIEVRDDGEPVQSATVTVSILLEDGLHEPILDLRHKASEPSKKTGRMTLYLILSLASVSVLSLVTFLILAVKCMRSSRSSGSCCMRRSDCDDYKNPNRNLQIQLNTDGPIKYVEVLGGDMLSQSQSFRSCMSPMSEYSDFTLIKPSSTTDFKEVISVLDASLPDSTWTFESQQQKPPNNDWRFTQGQRPGPSGATGGPEVAMGTGPWPQPPTEAEQLQALMAAANEVSEATATLGPGTMGLSTRYSPQFTLQHVPDYRQNVYIPGSTATLTSNPQQQQATAQQATQQALPPPQASAQPEPPKAAQTPASKKKSTKKEKK; from the exons atgcattttactGAATCGGGGATGACAAAGAGAATGGGATACCGAGACTGGAGATGGCAGGCGCTTTGGTGGCatcatttctttctcttgtgGAGTACAATAGACGCACAGACGCGTTACAGCATCCCAGAGGAACTAAAACAGGGCTCTGTGGTCGGAAATCTAGCCAAAGATCTGGGTTTGGGACTATCTGAGATTTCTGAACGCAAATTGCGAGTCGCCTCTGAGGCTGGTAAGCAGTATTTCAGCGTGGATGCGGGGAAGGGCGAGCTGGTGGTGAATGACAGAATAGACAGAGAGGCTTTATGCGGACAAAGCGCCAGCTGTGTTCTACCTCTGCAAGTGGTTATTGAGGACCCGCTGCAGTTACATCGAATTGAGGTAGAAATAAGAGATACTAATGACAATTCTCCAAGTTTCCTTTCAAATGAATTATCTTTAAAAATAGCCGAATTAGCTTTAGTGGGTACCCGCTTTCCTTTGGAGAGCGCAACGGACCCTGACGTTGGAACGAATTCCTTAAAATCATACACTCTCAGTAAAAACGAGTGTTGTTcgctaaaaataaaagaaatagaGGGTGGTAAGACCGTTCCGGAACTTGTTTTAGAAAAGCCTCTAGATCGAGAGAAGAAAGCTGTTCACAAAATCTTACTGACAGCATTAGACGGTGGGAATCCAGTCAGATCCGGTACCTCACAAATAACCATAAATGTGCTTGATATCAATGATAATTTTCCGGTGTTTGAAAAAAACGTTTACAAAGTGTCCCTGGATGAAAAAAGTATCAAGGGAGCTGTGATTATCAAGCCCAAAGcaacagatgcagatgaaggTCTAAATGGAGAAATTGAATTCTCATTTGGCTCTCGGACACCAGATTCTGTGTTGTCAATCTTCGATATTCACCCTTTAACAGGTGAAATCACTCTGAAAGGAGAATTAGACTATGAAACTACAAAGTCATATGACATTGATGTAACTGCAAAAGATAAAGGCAGTCCTGAAATGGAGGGTCATTGTCGCGTGCAGGTTGATATTACTGATTTCAATGATAATGTGCCAGAAATTGTTTTCACTTCTCAGCCAAAGCCAGTGCGCGAGGACGCACCGAGTGGCACCGTCGTTGCTTTGATCAGTGCGCGAGACCTTGACTCCGGTGATAACGGTAAAGTAACGTTACAACTCACCAAAGGCTCTCCTTTTAATTTGAAACCGTCATTTTCTAACAACTACGCACTGGTTACCAGTGGTGCTTTAGACAGAGAGCGTTTCTCTGAATACAATATTGAGATAACAGCCACTGATTCAGGCTCTCCTCCGCTGTCCAGTAAGAAAATGATACCTGTCAGCATCactgatgtgaatgacaaccCCCCTGTGTTCACTCAGTCCTCCTATAATGTCTATTTAAAAGAGAATGGGGTTCCAGGTTCGATACTGTACTCAGTATCAGCATCTGACCGGGATTTTGGTGAAAACGCCAAAATCTCTTACTCTATACTGGACTCTAAAGTGCAGGACGTTTCCGTCTCGTCTTATGTTTACATTAACTCAGATAACGGCAGCATCTACAGCATGCACTCGTTTGACTATGAGAAACTGAAGGTGTTTGAGATTCAGGTTCAGGCAAAGGACCAGGGCTCTCCGTCTCTCAGCAGCAACGCCACTGTCCATGTTTTTATCCTGGACCAGAACGACAACGCCCCCGCTGTAATTTACCCGTCCTCCGCCGCCCTGGGCTCCCTCTCTCATCAGAGGATGCCCCGCTCCGCTAAAGCGGGTCACCTGGTTACCAAGGTGACGGCCGTGGACGCCGACTCGGGCCATAACGCCTGGATCTCGTACAAAGTGGCGGAGGCCACAGACGCCTCTCTGTTCACTGTCAATCTGTACACAGGGGAGGTGAGGACTAAACGCGCTGTGTCCGAGCAGGACGACTCCTCTCAGAGGCTGCTTATAGAGGTCAGGGACGACGGGGAACCGGTCCAGTCCGCCACCGTCACGGTGTCCATCCTGCTGGAGGACGGCCTCCATGAGCCCATCTTAGACCTGCGACACAAAGCGTCCGAGCCCAGCAAGAAAACTGGGAGAATGACTCTTTATTTGATTCTGTCTCTGGCCTCGGTGTCCGTGCTGTCTCTGGTGACTTTTCTCATCTTAGCGGTGAAATGcatgaggagcagcagaagcagcggTAGTTGCTGCATGAGACGGAGCGACTGTGATGATTACAAGAACCCCAACAGAAACCTGCAGATTCAGCTCAACACCGACGGCCCTATAAAGTACGTGGAGGTCCTGGGAGGAGACATGTTGTCTCAGAGTCAGTCGTTCAGGTCGTGTATGTCTCCCATGTCAGAGTACAGTGATTTCACTTTGATCAAACCCAGCagcaccactgactttaaggaGGTGATCAGTGTCCTGGATGCGTCTTTGCCGGACAGCACCTGGACCTTTGAGAGCCAGCAG CAAAAGCCCCCCAACAATGACTGGCGCTTCACACAGGGACAGAGACCTGGACCTAGCGG GGCAACTGGAGGACCTGAGGTTGCCATGGGAACTGGCCCCTGGCCCCAACCCCCAACTGAGGCTGAGCAGCTCCAAGCCCTGATGGCTGCAGCTAACG AAGTGAGCGAGGCTACGGCCACCCTGGGACCCGGCACCATGGGCCTCAGCACCCGCTACAGCCCCCAGTTCACCCTGCAGCACGTGCCCGACTATCGCCAGAACGTCTACATCCCCGGCAGCACCGCCACCCTCACCTCCaacccccagcagcagcaggccacGGCCCAGCAGGCCACCCAGCAGGCGCTGCCCCCGCCCCAGGCCTCGGCCCAGCCCGAGCCCCCGAAGGCCGCCCAGACCCCTGCCTCCAAGAAGAAGTCCAccaagaaggagaagaagtag
- the LOC121611202 gene encoding protocadherin gamma-C5-like isoform X4, whose translation MDSRQRKRSGGGRLWELCFYLACLSSASAQLSYSVSEELNPGSVVGNIAKDLSLTAQGIVQRRLRVVSESTTQYFEVKQATGDLVIKQKIDREQMCELSSACSLHLQVLLENPLDIHRVVVDILDVNDNAPQFSTSNISLEISEAAAPGTRFRLESAHDPDVGTNSLRTYHLASNDFFVLNVETKSDGSKFPELVVDKALDRETQASFRLLLTAVDGGQPEKSGSTLLLIKVLDVNDNAPVFDEPVKKVRLLENVARGTLVTKLNATDADSGNNGDISFLFSKYTPERVLNLFSVDSKSGEIRVKGDVDYEKAAAYHITVQARDGGSPAMEGSCNVIVDIVDVNDNAPEVTLTSLTSSISEDSAPETIIALLSARDLDSGENGKVTLTVQPGLPFKLNSAFGMHYSLTTAGKLDRETVPEYTVVIKATDAGSPPLSSQTTFVVKLSDVNDNAPTFSQPSYSVDIPENNALSAPIAAVSATDPDLGDNARISYSILPGMVQGSPISSYVYINPESGHIYSMRSLDHEQLNAFRIEVQARDGGVPSRTANVTVHVFVVDVNDNAPVIVHPSYPKDKRLQLTVPPSAGPGHLINKLVGVDADSGHNAWLFYSIAPGPNAGMFRIGAHTGELRTARKWAEEEGGSTYDIMVIIQDNGDPPKSSSVNITVTVDEKGTANDAPASPRHTPFYHRAGMSDITLYLIISLACVSAVSFITFAVLMVRCLRHRGPGLGGSDCCCYGRHRSSRYHQRPSKDLHLQLNTDGPIRYMEVVGGPQEPHTRTYRPCYSTISSRSDFVFMKTPMLSHNNTLNMTLSRKHLMNSTIEQKPPNNDWRFTQGQRPGPSGATGGPEVAMGTGPWPQPPTEAEQLQALMAAANVSEATATLGPGTMGLSTRYSPQFTLQHVPDYRQNVYIPGSTATLTSNPQQQQATAQQATQQALPPPQASAQPEPPKAAQTPASKKKSTKKEKK comes from the exons ATGGACTCCAGACAGAGGAAGCGCTCCGGAGGAGGGAGGCTGTGGGagctctgcttttatttggcTTGCCTCTCCAGTGCGTCCGCTCAGCTCAGCTATTCTGTGTCGGAGGAACTAAACCCGGGCTCTGTCGTTGGGAATATCGCGAAAGATTTGAGCCTCACTGCTCAGGGGATTGTTCAGAGGAGGCTGCGGGTGGTCTCGGAATCCACGACTCAGTATTTTGAGGTAAAGCAGGCGACCGGAGATTTGGTCATTAAACAAAAAATTGACAGAGAGCAAATGTGCGAATTAAGCTCAGCATGTTCACTACACCTCCAAGTCCTTCTGGAGAATCCTTTAGACATTCATCGCGTCGTGGTGGACATCCTGGACGTGAATGACAACGCGCCGCAGTTTTCAACCAGCAACATTTCCCTGGAGATATCAGAGGCGGCCGCGCCGGGAACACGGTTCCGTTTGGAGAGCGCGCACGACCCAGACGTGGGGACCAACTCGTTACGCACGTATCATCTCGCATCAAATGACTTCTTTGTTTTGAATGTGGAAACTAAAAGTGATGGCAGCAAGTTTCCAGAGCTCGTGGTGGATAAAGCTTTGGACAGGGAGACGCAGGCCTCGTTTCGCCTGTTGCTCACTGCTGTAGATGGGGGTCAGCCGGAGAAATCTGGCTCGACACTCCTGCTCATTAAAGTTCTGGATGTAAATGACAACGCGCCCGTCTTTGACGAGCCGGTTAAGAAAGTTAGACTATTAGAAAATGTTGCACGGGGCACTTTAGTAACGAAACTGAACGCGACTGACGCGGATTCAGGTAACAACGGGGACATATCCTTCTTGTTTAGTAAATACACACCGGAACGCGTTCTGAACCTTTTCAGTGTGGACTCTAAGAGCGGGGAGATCCGCGTAAAGGGTGATGTGGATTATGAGAAAGCCGCTGCATACCATATCACAGTGCAGGCCAGAGATGGCGGCTCTCCCGCTATGGAGGGCTCCTGTAACGTCATCGTGGACATCGttgatgtgaatgacaacgcTCCAGAGGTGACACTGACGTCACTGACCAGTTCTATCAGCGAGGACTCAGCACCAGAGACTATAATAGCGCTCTTAAGTGCACGGGACCTGGACTCCGGTGAGAATGGGAAGGTTACATTAACTGTCCAACCAGGTTTGCCATTCAAACTTAATTCAGCTTTTGGCATGCATTACAGCCTCACCACTGCTGGAAAGCTGGACCGTGAGACTGTCCCAGAGTACACAGTGGTCATCAAGGCCACTGATGCTGGATCCCCTCCCCTTTCATCACAAACCACCTTTGTGGTGAAGCTCTCTGATGTAAATGACAACGCCCCCACCTTCTCTCAGCCCTCTTACTCTGTGGACATCCCAGAGAACAATGCTCTCAGTGCCCCCATCGCTGCTGTTTCAGCCACCGACCCAGACCTCGGTGACAACGCTCGCATATCCTACTCAATCCTTCCCGGCATGGTTCAGGGCTCACCCATCTCTTCTTATGTCTACATTAACCCAGAGAGCGGCCACATCTACAGCATGCGCTCTCTGGATCATGAACAGCTTAATGCTTTCCGTATTGAGGTGCAGGCCCGGGATGGAGGTGTGCCCTCACGGACAGCCAACGTCACTGTGCACGTGTTTGTGGTGGATGTGAATGACAATGCACCAGTGATTGTACACCCTTCCTACCCAAAAGACAAAAGATTACAACTCACTGTGCCCCCCTCTGCCGGCCCAGGGCACCTCATAAATAAACTTGTTGGGGTGGATGCAGACAGTGGGCACAATGCGTGGTTGTTTTACTCCATCGCCCCTGGACCAAATGCTGGCATGTTTCGTATTGGGGCGCACACCGGTGAGCTCCGCACGGCCCGCAAGTGGGCCGAGGAGGAAGGGGGGTCAACTTATGACATCATGGTCATCATTCAGGACAACGGTGACCCGCCAAAGTCCAGTTCTGTGAACATTACAGTAACCGTGGATGAGAAGGGCACGGCCAACGATGCTCCAGCAAGTCCTCGCCACACACCCTTCTACCACCGCGCTGGGATGTCAGACATCACCCTGTACCTCATCATCTCTCTAGCTTGTGTGTCGGCTGTGTCCTTCATCACCTTTGCCGTCCTCATGGTACGCTGCCTCAGGCACCGTGGCCCAGGGCTTGGAggctctgactgctgctgctatgGTCGCCACAGGTCCAGCCGCTACCATCAGAGACCCAGCAAGGACCTGCACCTGCAGCTCAATACTGATGGACCCATACGCTATATGGAGGTTGTTGGAGGCCCCCAGGAGCCGCACACACGCACCTATAGGCCCTGCTACTCCACCATATCCAGCCGGAGTGACTTTGTATTTATGAAGACACCCATGCTGAgtcacaacaacacactcaACATGACACTCAGCAGGAAGCACCTTATGAACTCAACCATTGAG CAAAAGCCCCCCAACAATGACTGGCGCTTCACACAGGGACAGAGACCTGGACCTAGCGG GGCAACTGGAGGACCTGAGGTTGCCATGGGAACTGGCCCCTGGCCCCAACCCCCAACTGAGGCTGAGCAGCTCCAAGCCCTGATGGCTGCAGCTAACG TGAGCGAGGCTACGGCCACCCTGGGACCCGGCACCATGGGCCTCAGCACCCGCTACAGCCCCCAGTTCACCCTGCAGCACGTGCCCGACTATCGCCAGAACGTCTACATCCCCGGCAGCACCGCCACCCTCACCTCCaacccccagcagcagcaggccacGGCCCAGCAGGCCACCCAGCAGGCGCTGCCCCCGCCCCAGGCCTCGGCCCAGCCCGAGCCCCCGAAGGCCGCCCAGACCCCTGCCTCCAAGAAGAAGTCCAccaagaaggagaagaagtag